In Acipenser ruthenus unplaced genomic scaffold, fAciRut3.2 maternal haplotype, whole genome shotgun sequence, a genomic segment contains:
- the LOC117410005 gene encoding apelin receptor B-like: MPRPSNHSAWLLPGAEPTNHTPSQLPPPSDCDYADWAPSLAIIPSIYLLAFAVGSLGNGLVLRAYLPWRGKRNGPRESLQRRGGPGGRSRGLTHAFIASLALADLSFVFTLPLWAAYTALGYHWPFGAALCKLSSYLAVINMYASVFSLTGLSVERYLAVVRSLSAGAGGRAGRERGSWLGLAPVLCVWALAAVLGLPALVFRTVKSHTFGDYDEEEGEGEGGQESRVSHTACEMDYSLASSSPSAEAGWNAVLGLTSTMLGFLLPLTVMLLCYWSVGLAVSRHFGRQGEGKTGRGDSRNRRQQRRLLSIIATLVAAFALCWLPYHVNKILSVMTELEALPYACSFDRFLLLAHPYATCLAYVNSCLNPLLYAYLDPAFRRSCAALIGCCRPSPAFKAKIAAVRGGGGRGAGERSSASGGGASEERRDCQETEIPPSPPVTVCHV; encoded by the coding sequence ATGCCCCGCCCATCCAACCACAGCGCCTGGCTCCTCCCGGGGGCGGAGCCCACAAACCACACCCCCTCCCAGCTCCCGCCCCCCTCGGACTGTGACTACGCAGACTGGGCTCCCAGCCTCGCCATCATCCCCTCCATCTACCTGCTGGCCTTCGCCGTGGGCTCCCTGGGCAACGGGCTGGTCCTGAGAGCCTACCTGCCCTGGAGAGGAAAGAGGAACGGGCCCCGGGAGAGCCTCCAGCGACGGGGGGGCCCGGGAGGCAGGAGCAGGGGCCTGACTCACGCCTTCATCGCCAGCCTGGCCCTGGCCGACCTCTCCTTCGTCTTCACCCTGCCCCTGTGGGCCGCCTACACCGCCCTGGGTTACCACTGGCCCTTCGGAGCGGCTCTGTGCAAGCTCAGCAGCTACCTGGCAGTCATCAACATGTACGCCAGCGTGTTCTCCCTCACCGGCCTCAGCGTGGAGCGTTACCTCGCCGTCGTCCGCTCCCTCTCCGCGGGGGCTGGGGGGAGAGCGGGCCGGGAGAGGGGGTCCTGGCTCGGGCTGGCCCCCGTCCTCTGCGTCTGGGCGCTGGCTGCCGTTCTGGGGCTGCCCGCCTTGGTCTTCCGGACGGTGAAGAGTCACACTTTCGGGGATTATGACGAGgaagaaggggagggggagggagggcagGAGTCCAGGGTCTCTCACACCGCCTGCGAAATGGACTACTCcctcgcctcctcctccccctccgccGAAGCGGGGTGGAACGCCGTTTTGGGGCTCACCTCCACGATGCTGGGGTTCCTCCTGCCCCTGACGGTCATGCTGCTCTGCTATTGGTCAGTGGGGCTGGCCGTGTCAAGGCACTTCGGCCGACAGGGAGAGGGGAAAACCGGGAGGGGGGACTCGCGGAACCGCAGACAGCAGAGGAGGCTGCTGAGCATAATCGCGACTCTGGTGGCGGCGTTCGCTCTGTGCTGGCTGCCCTACCACGTCAACAAGATCCTCTCCGTCATGACCGAGCTGGAGGCGCTGCCCTACGCCTGCTCCTTCGACCGCTTCCTGCTGCTGGCACACCCTTATGCCACCTGCCTGGCGTACGTCAACAGCTGCCTCAACCCGCTGCTCTATGCCTACCTGGACCCCGCCTTCCGACGGAGCTGCGCCGCTCTGATTGGCTGCTGCCGCCCAAGCCCCGCCTTCAAAGCGAAAATCGCGGCTGtcaggggaggaggggggcgcGGGGCAGGGGAGCGGTCCAGCGCGAGCGGGGGAGGAGCGTCCGAGGAGAGGAGGGACTGTCAGGAGACGGAGATTCCGCCGTCGCCCCCGGTTACCGTCTGTCACGTTTAG